From Selenomonas ruminantium AC2024, a single genomic window includes:
- a CDS encoding M20 family metallopeptidase, which produces MELEKQHYLDELAELVNIDSVSSEPEGAGKIAAFMKGKYESLGWLVEEVRLSPTIAPCLRIVNRETDHYDVLVLAHMDTVFPLGTAAKRPFRVEGNRAYGPGVIDCKAGMLSGFYALANLQARGALQEASICVFLNSDHEGISSRYSAVYSTELARKSRYVLVLEAGRANGNLVHKRKGIARYHINIKGVAAHAGVDYQAGRNAVEELAHWIIALQSATNLTKETTVNVGKVWGGTGISAVPGEAGAAIDVRYYDKAEIERVSGVMNALHNQPHVEGTAATVEGGITRPPMLPTEKTMELCRRIDEIGQEIGVDFGWTASGGGSDGSFSAAEGIPTIDGLGPVGGGAHSEGEYLEIDSIIPRYELLCRIIQHIVGLR; this is translated from the coding sequence ATGGAGCTGGAAAAACAGCACTATTTGGACGAACTGGCTGAACTCGTCAATATCGACAGTGTTTCCTCTGAGCCAGAAGGTGCCGGTAAGATTGCTGCTTTTATGAAGGGAAAGTATGAATCGCTCGGCTGGCTGGTCGAAGAAGTCAGGTTGTCACCGACCATTGCACCTTGTCTGCGAATTGTAAACAGAGAGACTGACCATTATGATGTATTGGTGCTGGCGCATATGGATACGGTATTTCCACTGGGAACGGCTGCTAAGCGCCCCTTTAGAGTAGAGGGAAACCGCGCTTATGGTCCTGGGGTAATCGATTGTAAGGCAGGTATGTTGAGCGGTTTTTATGCACTGGCAAATCTACAGGCGCGAGGCGCTCTGCAAGAAGCATCGATTTGTGTGTTTCTCAATAGTGACCACGAAGGCATAAGTTCAAGGTATTCGGCAGTGTATTCTACGGAATTAGCCAGAAAAAGCCGCTACGTTCTTGTCCTGGAAGCTGGTCGTGCCAATGGAAACCTGGTTCATAAACGCAAAGGAATTGCCAGGTACCATATCAATATCAAAGGGGTAGCTGCGCATGCAGGTGTGGATTATCAAGCAGGTAGAAATGCCGTTGAGGAATTAGCTCATTGGATTATTGCCCTGCAGTCGGCCACCAATCTTACCAAGGAGACTACGGTAAATGTAGGCAAGGTCTGGGGGGGGACTGGCATAAGTGCCGTACCGGGAGAAGCCGGTGCTGCAATTGATGTACGTTATTATGACAAGGCCGAAATAGAGCGTGTGTCTGGGGTTATGAATGCATTACATAATCAGCCGCATGTAGAGGGAACGGCAGCTACCGTGGAAGGTGGCATAACAAGACCGCCGATGCTTCCTACGGAAAAAACCATGGAGCTTTGCCGGCGCATTGATGAAATAGGGCAGGAAATCGGGGTCGATTTTGGCTGGACTGCCAGCGGTGGCGGTTCTGATGGCAGTTTTTCCGCAGCTGAAGGAATCCCCACAATTGATGGTTTAGGGCCAGTGGGCGGTGGCGCCCATAGTGAGGGTGAGTATCTGGAAATCGATAGCATTATTCCCCGCTACGAATTGCTGTGCCGGATTATACAGCATATTGTCGGTTTACGGTAA
- the preA gene encoding NAD-dependent dihydropyrimidine dehydrogenase subunit PreA — protein sequence MKLHSITRRSDMLKCMLCHNAPCSTACPHGVEPEKILRHIWFNNEDYAAAGLTESNPCANCPAPCQQACLRPGEIPIQELIIRLHEDVAPYRDIPQPNDESTLQTDLCGIPLENPFLLSSSVVASTYDMCARAFEAGWAGAAFKTICTLDIHEASPRFASINGADGSMIGFKNIEQLSDHSVPENMAVFRHLKEKYPSKFILASIMGQNETEWGELAHTCQENGADAIELNFSCPNMMEEGLGSDIGQVPELVERFTAAAKKATTIPVLAKLTPNVATMSPAAEAALRGGADGIAAINTIKSIMNVNPHTYISSPAVHGQSAVGGYSGNAVKPIALRFIAELAKNPHLKNLHISGMGGIETWRDGLEFLLLGASSLQVTTAVMQYGYRIIEDLKTGLNYYLHAKSFNSVKEVTGLALDTISETTDILERDTIIFPQFNHDTCLGCGRCVISCADGGHQAIHLNEKRQPILDGKKCVGCHLCRLVCPTHSISSVKKRISRQH from the coding sequence ATGAAACTGCACAGCATAACCCGACGCAGCGATATGCTAAAATGTATGCTCTGCCATAATGCCCCCTGCTCCACTGCCTGTCCCCACGGAGTAGAGCCTGAAAAAATTCTCCGCCATATTTGGTTCAACAATGAGGATTATGCTGCAGCCGGACTAACGGAGAGCAACCCCTGCGCCAACTGTCCAGCCCCCTGCCAACAGGCCTGTCTGCGTCCGGGGGAAATTCCTATACAAGAGCTTATCATCCGTCTCCATGAAGATGTTGCCCCTTATCGGGATATTCCCCAGCCCAACGACGAGTCGACCCTGCAAACAGACCTCTGCGGCATTCCGCTTGAAAATCCCTTTCTGCTGTCCTCATCCGTTGTGGCCAGCACCTATGATATGTGCGCCCGTGCCTTTGAAGCAGGCTGGGCGGGTGCTGCCTTCAAAACCATCTGCACACTGGACATTCACGAAGCCTCTCCCCGCTTTGCCTCCATTAACGGCGCTGACGGCAGTATGATTGGCTTTAAGAATATCGAACAGCTCTCTGACCACAGTGTCCCGGAAAACATGGCCGTATTCCGCCACCTCAAAGAAAAATATCCCTCAAAATTCATTTTAGCCTCTATCATGGGGCAAAATGAAACTGAATGGGGAGAACTTGCCCATACCTGTCAGGAAAACGGTGCCGATGCCATCGAACTGAATTTTTCCTGTCCGAATATGATGGAGGAAGGACTGGGTTCGGATATTGGCCAGGTACCGGAACTGGTCGAACGCTTCACCGCAGCTGCCAAAAAAGCCACGACCATACCTGTTCTGGCAAAACTCACCCCCAATGTTGCGACAATGAGTCCTGCGGCAGAAGCCGCCCTGCGAGGAGGCGCCGATGGCATTGCGGCCATCAACACCATCAAGAGCATTATGAACGTCAATCCCCATACCTATATTTCCAGCCCTGCTGTGCATGGACAATCCGCTGTGGGTGGCTACAGCGGCAACGCCGTAAAACCCATCGCTTTGCGCTTTATCGCGGAACTGGCAAAAAATCCTCACCTGAAAAACTTGCATATCAGCGGCATGGGCGGCATCGAAACCTGGCGGGACGGCTTGGAATTTTTGCTGTTAGGCGCAAGTTCCCTGCAAGTCACGACAGCGGTCATGCAATATGGCTACCGTATAATCGAGGATTTGAAAACCGGCCTGAACTACTATCTCCATGCCAAAAGCTTTAATTCCGTAAAAGAGGTCACTGGTCTTGCACTCGACACCATAAGCGAGACTACCGATATACTGGAACGAGATACCATTATTTTCCCCCAATTTAATCACGACACTTGTCTAGGTTGCGGCCGCTGCGTTATCTCCTGTGCTGATGGCGGCCATCAAGCCATTCACTTAAATGAAAAACGCCAACCAATTTTGGACGGAAAAAAATGCGTCGGCTGCCATCTTTGCCGCCTGGTCTGCCCCACCCACTCGATATCCTCAGTTAAAAAGCGGATAAGCAGACAACATTGA
- a CDS encoding LysR family transcriptional regulator gives MLLRQIQYFMAVAESHHFTKAAKQLFVSQSALSQQINKLEEDLGVKLLDRISHPITLTPAGEEFYRCAQKIISDINHLELQMQHYARDNQGTLHVGVITGLGKLPLTDIFSKFNTEISPQMQFSLTNCLSKKLCHMLGNHEIDIAIMAVPDELSTTDFELLSLQHEPFMVILPPAHPMANQAQINLNDLQTENFIFPTAENVSYDVFMAACQKAGFTPNIVTYCNTPGQRIDLVQSGLGISLISESGFTYFNHHADVVSRALTEPFYKHIAMVRRREEKHSPLVDKFWEYIRTNYGQDEA, from the coding sequence ATGCTCTTGCGGCAAATACAGTATTTTATGGCGGTAGCAGAATCACACCACTTTACCAAAGCAGCGAAACAACTCTTTGTCTCCCAGTCTGCTCTATCGCAGCAAATAAACAAACTCGAAGAGGATTTAGGGGTTAAACTTCTTGACCGCATTTCACATCCCATTACATTAACTCCAGCTGGTGAAGAATTTTACCGCTGCGCCCAAAAAATAATATCCGATATCAATCATCTTGAGCTGCAAATGCAGCATTATGCCCGCGACAATCAAGGAACTTTACACGTTGGCGTGATTACAGGTCTGGGAAAACTCCCCCTCACAGACATATTTTCCAAATTCAATACCGAAATCTCCCCACAGATGCAATTTTCCCTAACCAATTGTCTTAGTAAGAAACTCTGCCATATGCTGGGCAATCACGAAATAGACATTGCCATTATGGCTGTCCCCGACGAATTGTCCACAACGGACTTTGAACTGCTCTCCTTGCAGCATGAACCGTTTATGGTTATTCTTCCACCAGCCCATCCGATGGCAAATCAAGCACAAATAAACCTAAACGACTTGCAGACCGAAAATTTTATTTTCCCTACGGCCGAAAATGTTTCCTATGATGTCTTTATGGCAGCCTGCCAGAAAGCAGGTTTCACCCCTAATATTGTTACCTACTGCAATACACCCGGCCAGCGGATTGACCTCGTCCAATCCGGATTAGGCATCAGTCTGATTTCGGAAAGCGGTTTTACTTATTTCAACCATCATGCTGATGTTGTATCCCGCGCTTTAACAGAGCCCTTTTACAAGCACATTGCTATGGTAAGACGGCGGGAAGAAAAACATTCACCGTTGGTCGATAAATTCTGGGAATATATCCGTACAAACTACGGTCAGGATGAAGCATAA
- the dcuC gene encoding C4-dicarboxylate transporter DcuC translates to MLALALALITTVIVAYMILKKKNAQTVLFAGGIFLMAMTILMGYPLLDGKKTTGMVWFDIFKFIEDTFSSRAAGIGLLIMAVGGFAKYMEHIGASRVLVHLSAKPLSMMKSPYLLLAASYVVGQLLNIVIPSAAGLCVLLMATLYPVLTSLGVSRLSAAAVIATAPCLDLGPASGTAVFAAKTAGLDVADYFVGEQIPIAVVTIFAIAVAHFFVQRWFDRRDGVEAKSMTFVAAEKDDSLPPAIYAILPLVPIALVLVFSKLCISTIKMPVVTAMIISISLAMLFELVRTRDVKTVFDSIKVFFDGMGKIFATVITLIVAGETFAYGLTKIGAVDMIISGAQSSGFGAAGITLVMVLIVTVSAVIMGSGNAPFYSFGALVPDIAAKMAILPAAMITPMQMASSIARSASPITAAVVAVAGVADVSSVDVVKRTAIPMLVALVTSFVMSVLV, encoded by the coding sequence ATGTTAGCGTTGGCCTTGGCTCTGATAACTACTGTGATTGTGGCCTATATGATTCTAAAGAAGAAAAATGCCCAGACGGTGCTTTTTGCTGGCGGCATATTTCTGATGGCCATGACAATACTAATGGGGTATCCTTTGCTGGATGGCAAGAAAACAACAGGAATGGTCTGGTTTGATATCTTTAAGTTTATCGAGGATACTTTTAGCTCCCGCGCAGCTGGGATAGGTTTGCTCATTATGGCTGTAGGCGGCTTTGCTAAGTATATGGAGCATATCGGGGCAAGTCGTGTTTTGGTTCATTTATCTGCTAAACCGTTAAGTATGATGAAATCTCCGTATTTGCTTTTAGCGGCCAGCTATGTGGTAGGGCAGCTGCTGAATATCGTTATCCCCAGCGCGGCAGGCTTGTGTGTATTGCTGATGGCAACGCTTTATCCTGTACTGACCAGTTTGGGGGTCAGCCGTTTATCAGCGGCGGCGGTCATTGCCACAGCACCTTGTCTGGATTTAGGACCGGCATCTGGTACTGCTGTGTTTGCGGCGAAAACGGCCGGTTTGGACGTGGCGGATTATTTTGTTGGCGAGCAGATTCCCATAGCGGTGGTTACAATTTTCGCGATTGCCGTAGCGCATTTTTTTGTACAGCGCTGGTTTGACCGGAGGGATGGTGTAGAGGCGAAGTCGATGACGTTTGTGGCCGCTGAAAAGGACGATTCTCTGCCGCCTGCTATTTATGCGATTTTACCGCTGGTTCCCATAGCACTTGTGCTTGTTTTCAGCAAGCTGTGTATATCTACCATCAAGATGCCGGTGGTTACGGCGATGATTATCAGCATCTCACTGGCCATGTTGTTTGAATTAGTCCGTACAAGGGACGTAAAGACTGTATTTGACAGCATTAAAGTTTTCTTTGATGGAATGGGAAAGATTTTTGCTACGGTCATTACCCTAATTGTTGCAGGTGAGACATTTGCCTATGGCTTGACGAAAATTGGGGCCGTGGATATGATTATCAGCGGTGCCCAGAGTTCTGGTTTCGGCGCAGCCGGAATAACCTTGGTGATGGTTCTGATTGTTACGGTATCTGCTGTCATTATGGGGTCAGGCAATGCTCCTTTTTATTCGTTCGGGGCATTGGTACCGGACATTGCTGCAAAAATGGCCATTTTGCCTGCCGCAATGATAACGCCCATGCAGATGGCGTCCAGTATTGCGCGCAGCGCTTCGCCGATTACTGCAGCGGTGGTTGCTGTGGCTGGGGTGGCTGATGTATCGTCAGTTGACGTAGTAAAAAGAACTGCAATTCCGATGTTGGTGGCCTTGGTTACCTCTTTTGTGATGTCTGTACTGGTGTAA
- a CDS encoding FAD-dependent oxidoreductase has product MFKINTMKGHDRMSTQDLLLAIEEAVRQGETEFEVAASGQHDIGGPLWHPEGKTLHFHITNAGQRAGSMCLPGTEIVVEGATSADVGWLNAGGIITVKGDAGDTAGHCSSGGKIFIGGRSGTRTGSLMKHDPLYEEPELWILKNTGSFSFEFMGGGRAVVCGYDSAEFSSVLGERACVGMVGGVVYVRGNVDDFPADIKCLPLDDEDIAFLQGGMDDFLSHIERTELKGELTNWQEWQKLTPLTFAEKAAKGNNKPSMQAFRLNEWVKGGIFSDVAHDDFAVHNTLSTGLYRLRVPSWDNAKFAAPCEFNCPTGIPTQRRFDLIRQGKLDEAFQLELDYTPFPGSVCGSVCPNPCMDGCTRGGIDEPIQIGALGYRSAFLPVAKPSVQTGKKIAVIGGGVAGLSAAWQLARKGHSVTVYDEAEHIGGKLEQVIPRGRLSHELLEAELKRIESVGVKFVSNYKVDKEKFAQLRGEHDAVVVATGGTKSRFFPWEGAERLTMGLEYLKAINRGEHPKTGKHVVVIGAGNSGMDTCRGAYEMGAETVVAVDVQKPAAFKEEIDYVEGLGGKLVWPFFTNKITAEGVYANDGTFIPADQVIVSIGEEPELDFLPEDEGIEFFRKSWLVPKADQSIAKGVFTAGDTIKPGRLTDAIGSGRKAAYYVDQYVMGQEVKPFPQKQQIPAGRLSKAYFDKCHHCLLGDPVDDHARCVSCGTCRDCKMCLESCPEKAITRIEKADGSWEYVSDPDKCIGCGICAGVCPCGVWSIEDNPEPIKMYSTGAKA; this is encoded by the coding sequence ATGTTCAAGATTAATACCATGAAGGGACATGACCGTATGTCCACCCAGGACCTGCTGCTGGCTATTGAAGAAGCTGTACGGCAGGGCGAAACGGAATTTGAAGTAGCGGCTTCCGGCCAGCATGATATTGGTGGCCCCCTGTGGCATCCGGAAGGCAAGACGCTGCATTTCCATATCACCAATGCCGGTCAGCGCGCAGGCTCCATGTGTCTGCCGGGCACGGAAATCGTGGTGGAGGGGGCAACCTCTGCTGATGTGGGCTGGCTTAATGCTGGCGGTATCATCACCGTCAAGGGCGATGCCGGTGATACGGCCGGCCATTGCTCTTCAGGCGGTAAAATCTTTATCGGCGGCCGTAGCGGTACCCGTACGGGTTCACTGATGAAGCATGACCCGCTCTATGAGGAACCGGAGCTTTGGATTCTCAAGAACACAGGTTCTTTCTCCTTTGAGTTTATGGGCGGCGGCCGTGCTGTGGTCTGCGGCTATGATAGTGCAGAGTTTTCCTCTGTGCTCGGTGAACGTGCCTGTGTCGGCATGGTCGGCGGTGTCGTTTATGTCCGCGGCAATGTCGATGATTTCCCGGCGGATATCAAATGCCTGCCCTTAGATGATGAGGATATTGCCTTCCTGCAGGGCGGTATGGACGATTTCCTGAGCCATATCGAACGTACGGAGCTGAAAGGCGAACTCACCAACTGGCAGGAATGGCAGAAGCTCACGCCGCTGACCTTTGCGGAAAAGGCAGCCAAGGGCAATAACAAACCTTCCATGCAGGCTTTCCGCTTGAATGAATGGGTTAAGGGCGGTATCTTCTCCGATGTTGCTCATGATGATTTTGCGGTACATAACACGCTGTCGACGGGGCTTTACCGTCTGCGTGTACCGAGCTGGGATAATGCCAAATTTGCGGCACCCTGTGAATTCAACTGCCCAACGGGCATTCCAACCCAGCGCCGCTTTGACTTGATTCGTCAGGGCAAGCTCGATGAAGCTTTCCAGCTGGAACTCGATTATACGCCGTTTCCTGGTTCGGTCTGCGGTTCCGTATGTCCGAACCCGTGTATGGATGGCTGTACCCGCGGCGGTATTGATGAGCCGATTCAGATTGGTGCTTTGGGCTATCGTTCGGCCTTCCTGCCGGTGGCAAAACCTTCCGTACAGACGGGCAAGAAAATCGCCGTTATCGGCGGCGGTGTAGCCGGTTTGTCTGCTGCTTGGCAGCTCGCGCGTAAGGGTCATAGCGTAACGGTCTATGATGAAGCGGAACATATCGGCGGCAAGCTGGAACAGGTTATTCCGCGTGGTCGTCTGTCCCATGAACTTTTGGAAGCGGAACTCAAACGCATTGAAAGCGTGGGCGTGAAATTCGTTTCCAATTATAAAGTCGATAAAGAAAAATTTGCCCAGTTGCGCGGTGAACATGATGCTGTTGTTGTGGCAACGGGCGGCACGAAATCCCGTTTCTTCCCCTGGGAAGGGGCAGAACGCCTGACCATGGGTCTCGAATACCTCAAGGCCATCAACCGTGGTGAGCATCCCAAAACGGGCAAGCATGTCGTCGTTATCGGTGCTGGCAACTCCGGTATGGATACCTGTCGCGGTGCTTATGAAATGGGCGCAGAAACGGTAGTGGCGGTGGACGTACAGAAACCGGCAGCGTTCAAAGAGGAAATCGACTATGTAGAAGGTTTGGGCGGCAAGCTCGTTTGGCCGTTCTTCACCAATAAGATTACGGCTGAAGGCGTCTATGCAAATGACGGCACCTTCATTCCTGCCGACCAGGTTATCGTGTCCATCGGTGAGGAGCCGGAACTCGATTTCCTGCCCGAAGATGAAGGCATTGAATTCTTCCGCAAGAGCTGGCTCGTGCCGAAGGCCGACCAGTCCATTGCCAAGGGTGTATTCACGGCTGGTGATACCATTAAGCCGGGAAGACTTACGGATGCCATCGGCAGTGGCCGTAAAGCGGCTTACTACGTTGACCAGTATGTGATGGGGCAGGAGGTTAAGCCTTTCCCGCAGAAGCAGCAGATTCCGGCGGGGAGGCTCTCCAAGGCTTACTTTGACAAATGCCATCACTGCCTGCTAGGCGACCCGGTGGACGACCATGCACGCTGCGTCAGCTGCGGTACCTGCCGTGACTGTAAGATGTGTCTGGAATCCTGCCCGGAAAAAGCCATCACCCGCATTGAAAAAGCGGATGGCAGCTGGGAATATGTATCCGACCCCGATAAGTGCATCGGCTGCGGTATCTGTGCCGGTGTCTGCCCATGCGGTGTCTGGAGCATCGAGGATAATCCGGAACCGATTAAGATGTATTCCACAGGTGCAAAAGCCTAA
- a CDS encoding aspartate/glutamate racemase family protein — translation MKTIGIMGGMGPMATVDLMKKIILATPAKNDQEHIPMLVDNNSQVPDRTKAIMGLGASPAPEMVKSAKRLMMAGADFIIIACNTAHYFLPEILPQITIPVLSIIDVATASIKEKGFKSVGLLATSGTVRTGLYQKTLEANGIECIMPAAEKQHLIDDMIYDGVKAMNEDYDTTAVRELLAEMQAQGAEAFILGCTEVPVAVSMYGLEGTFIDSTDELAKAAVKFAKAEISDGTMIA, via the coding sequence ATGAAGACGATTGGCATTATGGGGGGCATGGGCCCCATGGCAACGGTGGATTTGATGAAGAAAATCATTTTGGCTACACCGGCGAAGAATGACCAGGAGCATATTCCCATGTTGGTGGATAACAACTCGCAGGTTCCCGACCGTACCAAGGCGATTATGGGGCTGGGTGCATCTCCGGCTCCCGAAATGGTAAAAAGTGCCAAACGGCTGATGATGGCTGGAGCGGATTTCATCATCATTGCCTGCAATACGGCCCATTATTTTCTGCCGGAAATTCTGCCACAGATTACTATTCCGGTGCTCTCCATCATTGATGTGGCGACTGCCAGCATTAAGGAAAAGGGCTTTAAGTCTGTGGGCTTACTGGCTACCAGCGGTACTGTCCGCACAGGTCTTTATCAGAAGACCTTAGAGGCCAACGGGATTGAATGTATTATGCCAGCAGCAGAAAAACAGCATCTGATTGATGATATGATTTACGATGGGGTCAAGGCTATGAACGAGGACTACGACACGACGGCAGTCCGGGAACTGCTGGCGGAAATGCAGGCGCAAGGCGCCGAAGCCTTTATCCTTGGCTGTACGGAAGTGCCTGTCGCCGTGTCCATGTATGGTTTGGAAGGCACGTTTATTGATTCCACGGATGAACTGGCTAAAGCAGCTGTGAAGTTTGCGAAAGCAGAAATCTCGGATGGAACCATGATTGCATAA
- a CDS encoding SH3 domain-containing protein: MKKKFLTAVSGCCLGLCAMMFSPVPAFAADTIAITDQRATPSYWTKHTINGDKVLLTQQEISTINRTMRGKSKTLVDLAAYNIHQSAAAVKEMILAAQQDYRGEETPGEAYDANGKQFPTAHFKQVKANCNLEGLTGNITGQYALVTERTNMRLLPTADNYFDDVTCLHYDNLQATALDPAEPVIILHTSKDGAFAFCQARHYTGWVSLSALAITDRKHWQRYVNPKDFLVVTANKKVVSVGGTCTVLFQMGSVIPLASNKLQAHDTWLAYVPVAVNGVLSEATVKITNDDSVHKGFLPCTPNNFIRQSMKFLGDEYGWGGMDDSVDCSAFTADIYRSMGIEIPRDADQQELAMPQSLKFDGLTTAQRFAKVKEAPVGALLFKPGHVMMYLGQDAKGNPLVIHSASSYFTFDKGKKQKHYIRKILVSDLHYQNGKAVETIDGLTSAGFCAK; encoded by the coding sequence ATGAAGAAAAAATTTCTGACTGCTGTGAGCGGATGTTGCCTGGGACTTTGTGCCATGATGTTTTCACCAGTCCCGGCATTTGCTGCAGATACCATTGCCATTACCGACCAGCGCGCCACACCGTCATATTGGACAAAACATACCATCAATGGGGACAAAGTCTTGCTCACCCAGCAGGAAATCAGTACCATCAATCGCACAATGCGGGGAAAAAGCAAAACTCTGGTGGATTTAGCAGCCTATAATATCCACCAGTCTGCTGCAGCAGTAAAGGAAATGATACTAGCCGCCCAACAGGATTACCGCGGTGAAGAAACACCCGGCGAGGCTTATGATGCGAACGGCAAACAATTTCCTACAGCGCACTTCAAACAAGTAAAGGCTAACTGCAATCTTGAAGGATTAACGGGCAATATCACCGGCCAATACGCGCTGGTCACAGAACGCACGAATATGCGTCTGCTGCCCACAGCCGACAATTACTTTGATGATGTAACCTGCCTCCATTACGACAATCTACAGGCAACAGCACTCGACCCGGCAGAACCCGTGATTATTCTCCATACGAGCAAAGACGGTGCCTTTGCCTTTTGTCAGGCGCGCCATTATACAGGCTGGGTAAGCCTTAGCGCTTTGGCCATCACAGACCGCAAACATTGGCAGCGTTATGTAAATCCCAAGGATTTCCTTGTCGTAACCGCCAATAAAAAGGTTGTCTCCGTAGGCGGCACCTGTACGGTTCTGTTCCAAATGGGCAGCGTTATCCCGCTGGCCTCGAACAAACTGCAGGCCCATGACACCTGGCTGGCTTATGTTCCTGTTGCAGTAAATGGCGTTCTGAGCGAAGCAACGGTAAAAATCACCAATGATGACAGTGTCCACAAAGGTTTTCTCCCCTGCACCCCAAACAACTTTATCCGTCAGAGTATGAAATTTCTCGGCGATGAATATGGCTGGGGCGGCATGGATGACAGCGTGGATTGTTCCGCTTTTACCGCTGACATCTACCGCAGCATGGGCATTGAGATTCCCCGCGATGCCGACCAGCAGGAACTGGCTATGCCTCAGAGCCTAAAATTCGACGGTCTCACCACAGCCCAGCGTTTCGCAAAAGTAAAAGAAGCACCTGTCGGTGCACTTCTATTCAAACCTGGCCATGTGATGATGTACTTAGGTCAGGATGCGAAAGGAAATCCTCTCGTCATCCATTCGGCCAGCAGCTACTTTACCTTTGACAAAGGCAAGAAACAGAAACACTATATCCGCAAAATTCTCGTATCGGATTTGCACTATCAAAACGGCAAAGCCGTTGAAACCATCGACGGCCTGACCAGCGCAGGCTTTTGCGCCAAATAA
- a CDS encoding LysR family transcriptional regulator has product MTGMDYVYTVYEEKSFSAAAKKLFMTQPALSAAVKKVEQELGMAIFDRSHSPLRLTDAGQAYIEAAEKIFQIQRNLQRYVDDLAQLESGNLAIGGTNFVTACFLPTLIRQFSEKHPLIKLSVVESSSAELFAGLKNGTIDLVIDSGECDTKEFESLTFFTDRIMLAVPKSMDTGATELAYSRQDIIAGRHLAPGAPAADLKHYDHTDFLLLSRGNDMNRRAKGLLRAVGIEPPVRLYLNQLMTAYHMAAAGLGATFLTDTLIRMAAPNDSLNYYLINHPLMEREIFIAAPQKKYRPKALQAFWDSVANIYVNDVNTCQ; this is encoded by the coding sequence ATGACCGGCATGGATTACGTCTATACCGTTTACGAGGAAAAGAGCTTTTCTGCCGCCGCCAAGAAACTCTTCATGACCCAGCCTGCCCTGTCCGCGGCCGTAAAAAAAGTAGAACAGGAGCTCGGCATGGCCATTTTTGACCGCTCCCATTCCCCACTGCGGCTCACAGATGCGGGACAAGCCTACATCGAAGCGGCGGAAAAAATCTTCCAGATTCAGCGCAATCTACAGCGTTATGTAGATGATTTGGCCCAGCTGGAAAGCGGCAATCTGGCCATTGGCGGCACCAACTTCGTAACCGCCTGCTTTCTGCCAACACTCATCCGGCAATTCAGCGAAAAGCACCCCTTGATAAAACTTTCCGTTGTTGAATCCAGCAGTGCGGAACTATTCGCCGGCTTAAAAAATGGCACCATTGACCTCGTCATCGACAGTGGCGAATGCGATACGAAAGAGTTTGAATCCCTGACCTTCTTCACCGACCGCATCATGTTAGCCGTCCCCAAGAGCATGGATACAGGGGCCACCGAACTTGCCTACTCCCGGCAGGATATCATTGCAGGCCGGCATCTTGCCCCCGGTGCGCCCGCTGCTGACCTCAAGCACTATGACCACACCGATTTTCTGCTGCTCAGCCGGGGCAACGATATGAACCGCCGGGCCAAAGGACTGCTCCGGGCTGTGGGCATCGAACCCCCGGTGCGCCTTTACCTCAATCAGCTGATGACGGCCTATCACATGGCGGCCGCAGGCCTGGGGGCTACCTTTCTCACAGACACACTTATCCGCATGGCCGCTCCCAATGACAGCCTCAATTACTACCTCATAAATCATCCGCTGATGGAACGGGAAATCTTTATCGCAGCACCGCAGAAAAAATACCGCCCCAAAGCCTTGCAGGCATTTTGGGACAGCGTGGCGAATATCTACGTCAACGATGTGAATACATGCCAATAG